In the Longimicrobium terrae genome, TCGAGGCGAGCCCGGACGAGCCGTACCTGTGCCTCACGCTGCGCGTGGACCCGCGCGAACTCGCGGCGCTGATCGTGGAGACGGGGCGGCCGGCGCCGCGCGACGACCACGACGGCCGCGCGCTGTACGTAAGCCCGCTGCAAACGCCGCTGCTGGACGGGCTTCTGCGCCTGGTGCGGCTGCTGGACGCGCCGGAGGACATCGGCGTGCTGGCTCCGCTGATTCTGCGGGAGGTGAACTACCGGCTGCTGCAGAGCGAGCAGTTCGGGCGGCTGGCGCAGATGGCCATGGGTGACGGCCGCCTGCGCCGGGTGTCGGGGGCGATTGCGTGGATCAGGGATCACTTCGCGGAACCGCTGCAGATCGAGGCGCTCGCCGGCCGGGTGCACATGAGTTCGTCGACGCTGCACCATCAGTTCAAGGCGGCCACGGCCATGAGCCCCATCCAGTACCAGAAGCGGCTGCGGCTGCTGGAGGCTCGCCGCCTTCTGTTGTCCGGCGCGCCCAGCGCGGACTCGGTCGCGTACGAGGTGGGGTACGCGAGCGCATCGCAGTTCAGCCGCGAGTACGCCCGGCTCTTCGGCCAGCCGCCCCGCCGCGACGCCGACCGCCTGCGCGACGCCGCCGTCGGTGGGGCAGCGATCGGCTGATGGGTGAAGGCAGGCTGAGCCGGGGGAGTGGGAATCGATTCATGCTCTACGGCCGAGTGCGCTGCCCGCCCAGGCTGTAAGGCCCTTCCCCCGGCCCATCCCCGCTCCCCTCCCGGCCGAAGCAGAAGCGCGGAGAGGGGAGAACGGCGACTTGTCTCGTTCCGGATCGTGCCGTGCGTCCGGAGAGGGCCCCCTCCCCCCAGCCCCCTCCACCCGCTCCGCGGGAGAGGGGGAGCCGTTCGGCGCGGGGGCGGGTTCG is a window encoding:
- a CDS encoding AraC family transcriptional regulator; amino-acid sequence: MAGTDADAIRGEALRAELAAHLARRTDADGGHQTAIPALKLWRFSHPTQPAPVLQESAVYVVVQGRKQVMLGDERYVYDRSRYLAVSVDLPVVGNVLEASPDEPYLCLTLRVDPRELAALIVETGRPAPRDDHDGRALYVSPLQTPLLDGLLRLVRLLDAPEDIGVLAPLILREVNYRLLQSEQFGRLAQMAMGDGRLRRVSGAIAWIRDHFAEPLQIEALAGRVHMSSSTLHHQFKAATAMSPIQYQKRLRLLEARRLLLSGAPSADSVAYEVGYASASQFSREYARLFGQPPRRDADRLRDAAVGGAAIG